A window from Sphingomonas aliaeris encodes these proteins:
- a CDS encoding type IV conjugative transfer system protein TraE, with protein MDYSVGLAQSQRVIKQRNALGIAALALAGLVVILFLVGATRDREIVLQPIARTPLTLSSSGVSEDYLELVTRDTALMTLNRSPENLDYWMKSILAIATPQSHGALKRDLMKIVTEQSGSSISQYFTIASMKVDPKALTSEVSGTLHTVVGSKAVTGEPKTFRFYWAYSGLSLQLKGFGMVTKDNADGASTGGDA; from the coding sequence GTGTCGGGCTCGCGCAGTCGCAGCGGGTCATCAAGCAGCGCAATGCGCTCGGGATCGCTGCGCTGGCCCTTGCCGGGCTCGTCGTGATCCTCTTCCTGGTGGGAGCGACCCGTGACCGGGAGATCGTCCTCCAGCCGATCGCAAGGACACCCCTGACGCTCTCGTCAAGTGGGGTTTCCGAGGATTATCTTGAGCTGGTCACGCGCGACACCGCGCTGATGACCCTCAACCGCAGTCCTGAGAATCTCGACTACTGGATGAAGTCGATCCTCGCGATCGCGACGCCGCAGTCGCACGGCGCGCTGAAGCGCGACCTGATGAAGATCGTCACGGAGCAGAGCGGCTCCAGCATCAGCCAGTATTTCACAATCGCGAGCATGAAGGTCGACCCAAAGGCGCTCACGTCCGAGGTCTCCGGCACGCTCCATACCGTTGTCGGCTCCAAGGCGGTCACCGGCGAGCCGAAAACCTTTCGCTTTTATTGGGCGTACAGCGGCCTGTCCCTGCAGCTGAAAGGCTTCGGGATG